The genomic DNA TCTATCTAGTCTCAGATTTCGCTTAAATTCCATCTATAAAATGCGAACAGCAGTTGAAGGAGaaaaaataaagaacatattCCTAACCAGTAATAACAGCACGTACACAACCGATTATGTATTTCATTAGTAGTATCATACAGAGGGCGCCTATCGGTAACACGCTTGACATGAGGTGTTCTAATGTCCTGTGGCTCTTGAATGCGCACCACAGTAGTGTCCTTTCTCGTCTGTTTATCTATCTCTCTATTAACTGATTTCATGTGTCCGATCATCTGCTCTGCCATTTTCATGGCAACAAACAGCTGAATTTGCTGCTGTGTTTGTTCTAGAACATTGAAGTCCGTATCGAGCTTTTCAGCCAAGAGAATTTCAAGGTCACATGATTGTAAGACATGAGTCGTCTTTTTTATTTCGGCAGTAACTTTTTCTGCACATTCTACTTGGCTGTTTATAAGGTTTTCTTCGACTTCTTCGTTTTCAGATTCTAATGTTTGCTGTTCGTGGCATGTTCTTTCGATCTGAGCCCTTGTGCACTGGAACTTGTGAAGGAGTTGCGTCTTCAGGGTCCGAAATAACTGTAACATATGTCTGAGTTCCACTCTGATTTCCTGGTATTTTTCAGTCTTTTCTATACAATGTGACAGTTCAGTAACAGAACTTACATTGTCACAATTTGTGTGAGAGGTATCCTTGCACGTGTAA from Mercenaria mercenaria strain notata chromosome 11, MADL_Memer_1, whole genome shotgun sequence includes the following:
- the LOC128546805 gene encoding E3 ubiquitin-protein ligase TRIM71-like, whose translation is MEQKRDTDITEPSNATCETCKLKDTKNIAKAFCVQCQDFMCLQCSDHHFLSKLTKHHRILRENEMPLRKASTSIAELCSVHDGAACYFYCQTHSTLICYTCKDTSHTNCDNVSSVTELSHCIEKTEKYQEIRVELRHMLQLFRTLKTQLLHKFQCTRAQIERTCHEQQTLESENEEVEENLINSQVECAEKVTAEIKKTTHVLQSCDLEILLAEKLDTDFNVLEQTQQQIQLFVAMKMAEQMIGHMKSVNREIDKQTRKDTTVVRIQEPQDIRTPHVKRVTDRRPLYDTTNEIHNRLCTCCYYWLGICSLFFLLQLLFAFYRWNLSEI